A single genomic interval of Spirosoma taeanense harbors:
- a CDS encoding response regulator transcription factor, with translation MPTSIAIADDHRLFAEALSNLIQKFDNYEVLFVAENGQEMLDYMSRGLVPDIALVDLKMPRMDGFETAIQLRQHYPTVRVLALSMTGREEHILQMIRNGARGYLLKGCRSSEFKKALDDVMEKEFDYSDLLPRQLTRNSPTTRTGGPVLSFNLNNREYDFLKMACSELTYNEIADRMCVSPRTVDGYREAVFQKMGVRTRVVMALEAVRHGLIEL, from the coding sequence ATGCCGACATCAATAGCCATAGCTGACGACCATCGTCTGTTTGCAGAAGCCCTCTCCAACCTGATTCAGAAATTTGATAACTACGAAGTATTATTTGTAGCAGAGAATGGTCAGGAAATGCTGGACTATATGAGCCGGGGCCTGGTGCCCGATATTGCTCTGGTTGATCTGAAGATGCCCAGAATGGATGGCTTTGAAACAGCTATCCAACTTCGTCAGCATTACCCAACCGTACGTGTTTTGGCCCTGTCCATGACTGGTCGGGAGGAACATATCCTTCAGATGATCCGCAATGGAGCACGCGGGTATTTACTCAAAGGCTGTCGGTCTAGCGAATTCAAAAAGGCCCTGGATGATGTGATGGAAAAGGAATTTGATTATTCTGATCTTCTGCCGCGCCAGCTTACCCGCAATAGCCCCACGACCAGGACTGGGGGGCCGGTTTTGTCGTTTAATCTCAATAACCGCGAATACGATTTCCTTAAAATGGCGTGTAGTGAATTAACATACAACGAAATTGCTGACCGTATGTGCGTTAGTCCACGCACGGTTGATGGCTATCGTGAAGCTGTCTTTCAGAAAATGGGCGTACGTACCCGGGTTGTAATGGCTCTGGAGGCAGTCCGACATGGCTTAATTGAACTGTAA
- a CDS encoding endo-1,4-beta-xylanase, giving the protein MKQISTSASKQLLVLISLFFISFMTACNPNSEDVKPQSVMIIDYSASTRATAVIDNDSTLKAVATFPIGAAFNSKIVKESDKANSLFQAQFNAKTVHAFMNTEPAPGQFNFSEIDYWVNAADKQPLRLHGHCLVYHMAAPEWFSQFKGNTEGFEKAVKNHIQTLVSRYKGKIKSWDVINEVFDWNSGAVRQTAFRQLYASDAAYLEFVKRCFQWAHKADPDALLFYNDYGFETYSSKLDGVLKMIDNFKKSGTPIHGLGTQLHIDINTSETGLRNAFQRLAATSLLVHASELDIAVNPKNDQTLVFSNELMSVQAAKYKVVASLYKQNVPSRLRYGITMWSFSDADSWLVTDKKMRDMPNVFDTKLNKKMAFYGLMDGLK; this is encoded by the coding sequence GTGAAACAGATTTCTACCTCCGCTTCTAAACAGCTTTTAGTTTTGATTTCTTTGTTTTTTATCAGCTTTATGACTGCTTGCAACCCCAATTCGGAAGATGTCAAGCCACAGAGCGTAATGATAATAGATTACTCGGCAAGTACTCGAGCAACTGCCGTCATCGATAATGATAGCACACTAAAAGCTGTGGCTACTTTTCCGATTGGTGCCGCTTTTAACTCTAAGATTGTAAAAGAAAGTGATAAGGCTAACAGCTTGTTCCAAGCCCAGTTCAATGCTAAAACGGTTCATGCTTTCATGAACACTGAACCTGCTCCTGGCCAATTCAACTTTTCTGAAATTGATTATTGGGTCAATGCTGCTGACAAGCAGCCTCTTCGGTTGCATGGCCATTGTTTAGTATATCACATGGCGGCTCCTGAATGGTTCTCTCAGTTTAAGGGTAACACGGAAGGATTTGAGAAGGCAGTTAAAAATCACATTCAAACTCTGGTAAGCCGTTATAAAGGTAAAATCAAAAGCTGGGACGTAATTAACGAAGTGTTTGACTGGAACTCAGGTGCGGTTCGCCAGACGGCTTTCCGCCAGTTGTATGCTAGTGATGCCGCTTACCTGGAGTTCGTGAAGCGTTGCTTTCAGTGGGCTCATAAAGCTGATCCGGATGCCTTGCTGTTCTATAATGACTACGGTTTCGAAACCTATTCGTCAAAACTGGATGGTGTATTAAAAATGATCGACAATTTCAAAAAGAGCGGAACCCCTATTCATGGGCTTGGCACGCAATTGCACATCGATATTAACACCTCTGAAACTGGTCTTCGCAACGCCTTCCAGCGGTTGGCCGCAACCAGCCTTCTGGTACACGCATCAGAACTGGATATCGCTGTGAACCCTAAGAATGATCAGACCCTGGTTTTTTCGAATGAACTGATGAGTGTGCAGGCTGCTAAATACAAAGTTGTAGCTAGTCTCTATAAGCAAAATGTACCGAGCCGCCTCCGATATGGTATTACTATGTGGAGCTTTAGCGACGCGGATAGTTGGTTGGTAACAGATAAAAAGATGCGCGATATGCCAAATGTATTCGATACAAAACTGAACAAGAAAATGGCTTTTTATGGTTTAATGGATGGTTTGAAATAA
- a CDS encoding tyrosine-protein phosphatase, with protein sequence MHFWQTIRRAINSFSTPTTVDMTEPCYWRVDMHSHLIPGIDDGVTNPDQAVLCLKQLAAWGIQKVITTPHVSRDWYPNTSAGLRAGQATLQALADEHAPGLQIEVAAEYLLDEFFPAMIDTDELLTFGSARYLLFELGWAAAPHQLDELLFRLRTRGYTPVLAHPERYVYYYDDPTPLIHLHETGCLFQLNWASLTGRYGERAQIQARMLLKKGWVDFIGSDLHRPGDLSALSALFSSPEYEQLRKQPLLNESLG encoded by the coding sequence ATGCATTTCTGGCAAACAATCCGGCGGGCAATCAATTCGTTCTCCACACCGACAACGGTTGACATGACCGAGCCTTGCTACTGGCGGGTTGATATGCATTCACACCTTATTCCCGGCATTGACGATGGCGTTACCAATCCGGATCAGGCCGTTCTGTGCCTGAAGCAATTAGCAGCCTGGGGCATTCAAAAGGTGATTACAACCCCTCATGTTAGCCGTGACTGGTATCCCAATACGTCGGCCGGGCTGCGAGCAGGACAAGCTACGTTGCAGGCATTAGCTGACGAACACGCTCCTGGGTTACAGATAGAGGTTGCAGCTGAGTACCTGCTCGACGAGTTTTTTCCGGCGATGATCGACACTGATGAGCTGTTAACCTTTGGTTCAGCGCGTTATCTGTTGTTTGAACTTGGTTGGGCGGCTGCCCCGCATCAGTTGGACGAACTGCTGTTCCGCTTACGAACACGGGGTTATACACCTGTCCTGGCTCATCCTGAACGTTATGTTTATTATTACGACGATCCTACTCCGCTCATCCACCTCCACGAGACAGGTTGCCTGTTTCAGCTCAACTGGGCCTCTTTAACGGGTCGCTACGGCGAACGCGCGCAAATACAGGCTCGTATGCTGCTCAAAAAAGGCTGGGTTGATTTCATTGGCAGCGATTTACACCGGCCAGGCGATCTATCCGCCTTATCAGCCTTGTTTTCTTCCCCCGAATATGAGCAGTTACGTAAGCAACCCCTGCTCAATGAGTCTTTAGGTTAG
- a CDS encoding fasciclin domain-containing protein — protein sequence MKTFKFALSLTALLAIGQISFAQEKTVTVGGAPMYPSKNIVENAVNSKDHTTLVAAVKAADLVETLSGPGPFTVFAPTNSAFNKLPKGTVETLVKPESKATLTGILTYHVVPGKVSAADLMKMISDGGGKTMLKTVGGESLTATMKGKKVQITDDKGDVATVTIADVNQSNGVIHVIDTVLLP from the coding sequence ATGAAGACGTTCAAATTCGCTCTTTCATTGACAGCCTTACTGGCGATCGGTCAAATTTCATTTGCCCAGGAAAAAACGGTTACAGTCGGTGGCGCACCGATGTATCCTTCAAAGAATATTGTAGAAAACGCGGTTAACTCAAAAGACCATACTACGCTCGTGGCAGCTGTCAAAGCGGCCGATTTAGTGGAGACGTTGTCTGGACCTGGCCCATTTACGGTGTTTGCCCCAACGAATAGCGCATTTAACAAGCTGCCAAAAGGAACCGTAGAGACTTTGGTGAAGCCAGAAAGTAAAGCAACGCTCACAGGCATTCTGACTTATCATGTCGTACCGGGTAAAGTGAGCGCAGCTGATCTGATGAAGATGATATCCGATGGTGGAGGTAAAACGATGCTTAAAACTGTAGGAGGGGAATCGCTGACCGCTACAATGAAAGGCAAGAAAGTGCAGATTACGGATGACAAGGGTGATGTAGCCACGGTGACTATTGCTGATGTAAATCAATCTAACGGGGTTATTCATGTAATTGACACCGTCTTATTACCGTAA
- a CDS encoding cupin domain-containing protein, with translation MQGSKKVFLRNSDTPTNLTQVAHGTFRAADYCELHSHATMEEVFFFMSGKGIYTVGDQQIPLEKGVFVRIPAGVSHRLEAVGDEPLEYVYFGVATE, from the coding sequence TTGCAAGGCTCTAAAAAGGTGTTTCTGCGTAATTCAGATACGCCGACGAATCTCACGCAGGTAGCCCACGGGACGTTCCGGGCAGCTGACTATTGCGAGCTGCATAGTCATGCTACAATGGAGGAGGTCTTCTTTTTTATGAGTGGAAAAGGAATCTATACAGTTGGCGATCAGCAGATACCTCTGGAAAAGGGGGTTTTCGTCCGGATTCCGGCCGGTGTCTCTCACCGTTTAGAGGCCGTTGGCGACGAGCCGTTAGAATACGTATACTTTGGTGTTGCTACAGAGTAA
- a CDS encoding O-antigen ligase family protein, with translation MLILINQTLVAGAVLSLITAITFPSYGLMGALQEGGFHEGAWKGVYTHKNTLGRLMVIYTLTAFTLHSIKPQKKYWLHISLSVFLIIMSRSSSALVLVIFVIGLGYILKTFQLKASSLIIVLLSVLSGLASGGYYMLNNYEVLFELLGKDPTLTGRTLLWEQIFVAVDKRPLFGHGFGGFWLGDHSASAIISQELNWEVPNAHNGFLDILLDLGYVGFVAFLILYVTKLSAYMMNYSLRREHLYGWGVMYMILFLVYNFVESNMLRQNNFLWILFIATLSSYDLIQVTTRKIRATTIKQQTVSINQFTRPVTIT, from the coding sequence ATGCTCATACTGATCAACCAAACCCTAGTGGCTGGCGCAGTCTTATCATTGATAACAGCAATTACTTTTCCTAGCTACGGTCTAATGGGAGCTTTACAGGAAGGAGGGTTCCACGAAGGGGCCTGGAAAGGCGTATATACCCATAAAAATACGCTCGGACGTCTAATGGTGATTTATACGCTCACAGCGTTTACTCTGCATTCTATCAAACCTCAGAAGAAATATTGGTTACATATTTCCCTCTCGGTTTTTCTAATCATCATGTCTCGCTCATCAAGCGCTTTGGTATTAGTGATCTTTGTAATTGGTTTAGGCTACATTCTAAAGACTTTTCAACTGAAGGCCTCCAGTCTCATTATTGTTTTATTATCTGTGCTGTCTGGTCTGGCTAGTGGCGGCTACTATATGCTCAACAATTACGAAGTATTATTTGAGCTTCTTGGTAAAGATCCGACACTCACTGGCCGAACATTGCTTTGGGAACAGATTTTCGTAGCGGTGGACAAGCGGCCGTTATTCGGGCATGGTTTCGGTGGGTTCTGGTTAGGCGATCATAGCGCTTCGGCAATTATATCACAGGAATTAAATTGGGAAGTTCCTAATGCGCATAATGGTTTCCTAGATATCTTATTGGATTTAGGCTATGTAGGCTTTGTAGCCTTTTTGATTCTTTATGTCACTAAACTATCCGCTTATATGATGAACTATAGTCTACGTAGAGAGCATCTATATGGATGGGGTGTTATGTATATGATACTTTTCTTAGTATATAATTTCGTAGAAAGTAACATGTTACGTCAAAATAATTTTCTGTGGATTCTATTTATTGCTACTCTAAGTTCTTACGATCTTATACAGGTGACGACACGAAAAATCCGCGCAACTACCATCAAGCAGCAAACTGTTTCTATCAACCAATTCACAAGACCGGTAACAATTACCTAA
- a CDS encoding NAD-dependent epimerase/dehydratase family protein: MKKALVCGAGGFIGGHLVNRLKSEGYWVRGVDIKYNEYGNTNADEFILGDLRDPAIAAEVVTSDLNEIYQLAADMGGAGFVFTGDNDASIMHNSVLCNLNILEEAKHKGVKRIFYSSSACMYPEYNQLDPENPKCSEDSAYPAAPDSEYGWEKLFSERLYLTYQRNHGIEARIARFHNIFGPQGTWEGGREKAPAAVCRKVAMAEDGGSIEIWGDGKQTRSFLIVDECVEGIRRLMESDFSGPVNIGSEEMISLNDFAKMVIELSGKSIAINNIKGPTGVRGRNSDNRLIQEKLGWAPSTPLRVGVEKTYNWICEQIQKKAEVEVLEEV, translated from the coding sequence ATGAAAAAAGCACTTGTATGCGGAGCCGGTGGTTTCATCGGCGGACACCTGGTAAATCGCTTAAAGTCAGAAGGTTACTGGGTGCGGGGAGTCGACATTAAGTATAACGAATACGGCAATACGAACGCCGACGAATTTATTCTTGGCGACTTAAGAGACCCAGCCATAGCGGCTGAGGTAGTAACAAGTGATTTAAACGAAATTTATCAGCTTGCCGCTGACATGGGCGGAGCCGGTTTCGTATTCACCGGTGATAACGATGCCAGCATTATGCATAACTCCGTGTTGTGTAACTTAAATATTCTGGAAGAAGCTAAACATAAAGGCGTGAAGCGTATTTTCTATTCGTCTTCAGCCTGTATGTATCCTGAGTATAATCAGTTAGATCCCGAGAACCCTAAGTGCTCTGAAGATTCTGCTTATCCGGCTGCTCCCGACAGCGAATATGGCTGGGAGAAACTCTTCTCGGAGCGTCTATATCTGACATATCAGCGTAATCACGGCATTGAGGCCCGGATCGCTCGTTTCCACAACATTTTTGGCCCACAGGGTACCTGGGAAGGCGGTCGTGAAAAGGCCCCTGCTGCAGTTTGCCGTAAAGTAGCTATGGCTGAGGATGGTGGATCTATCGAAATATGGGGTGACGGTAAGCAGACACGTTCGTTCCTGATTGTTGACGAATGCGTTGAGGGTATCCGTCGGTTAATGGAATCTGATTTTTCAGGACCGGTCAACATCGGATCGGAAGAGATGATTTCACTCAATGACTTTGCGAAAATGGTTATTGAACTGTCTGGTAAATCTATCGCTATCAACAACATTAAAGGCCCAACGGGTGTGCGTGGTCGTAACTCCGACAACCGCCTGATTCAGGAAAAACTGGGCTGGGCACCGTCTACTCCGTTACGCGTAGGTGTTGAAAAAACCTATAACTGGATTTGTGAGCAGATTCAGAAAAAGGCAGAAGTAGAAGTTCTTGAAGAGGTTTAA
- a CDS encoding GDP-mannose 4,6-dehydratase: MTILLTGAAGFIGSHLTRQLLAAGHVVIGLDNFDDQYDPALKRQAIRPFIRLANYRLVTGDIRDQALLAEVLSQYRCDTVVHLAARTGVRASVHEPALCIDVNVTGTLALLEAMRVSNVRRLVLASSSSVYGNSSFVPFREDDEANGPLSPYAMSKRSAELLAHTYHHLYGFDVACLRFFTVYGPRQRPEMAISKFTARLLDGKPITLYGDGSTTRNYTYVQDTVTGIIQAIHHLGGFDLLNIGGMASISLSELVHLIEQAVGQRAIINWQPAQPGDAQSTCADLRQAQARIGYYPSVSIKEGIGRFINWYKKQALNQPIV, translated from the coding sequence ATGACCATTCTTTTAACGGGTGCAGCCGGTTTTATTGGATCACACCTAACCAGGCAGCTGTTGGCCGCTGGACATGTGGTCATAGGGCTGGATAACTTCGATGATCAATATGATCCGGCTCTCAAGCGCCAGGCTATCCGACCGTTTATTAGACTGGCCAACTATCGACTTGTAACAGGCGACATACGTGATCAGGCCCTGTTGGCCGAAGTGCTGAGTCAGTATCGCTGCGACACGGTGGTGCATCTGGCCGCCCGAACCGGAGTAAGAGCTTCGGTTCATGAACCTGCCTTATGTATTGATGTAAACGTAACTGGTACACTGGCGCTGCTGGAAGCAATGCGGGTTTCGAACGTACGACGCCTGGTGCTGGCTTCTTCTTCCTCTGTTTATGGTAACTCGAGCTTTGTGCCGTTTCGAGAAGATGACGAAGCAAATGGTCCCTTATCCCCGTACGCCATGTCGAAGCGGTCGGCGGAACTACTCGCTCACACGTATCATCATTTATACGGATTTGATGTGGCCTGCCTGCGTTTCTTTACGGTGTATGGCCCCCGACAGCGACCTGAAATGGCCATTAGCAAGTTTACTGCCCGGCTACTTGATGGCAAGCCTATAACGCTCTATGGTGACGGCAGCACAACTCGTAACTATACCTATGTTCAGGATACGGTAACGGGCATTATTCAGGCTATTCACCACCTTGGTGGATTCGATCTGCTGAATATTGGCGGAATGGCTTCCATTAGTTTGAGCGAGTTAGTTCACCTGATTGAGCAGGCAGTAGGACAGCGAGCCATTATCAACTGGCAACCTGCTCAACCGGGAGATGCTCAGTCAACCTGTGCTGATCTGAGGCAGGCCCAGGCACGTATCGGGTATTATCCGTCGGTTTCGATCAAGGAGGGGATTGGCCGGTTCATAAATTGGTATAAGAAACAAGCCTTAAACCAACCAATAGTATAA
- a CDS encoding glycosyltransferase family 4 protein: MRILSVHNEYLIKGGEDESRKAEVSVLEQYGNSVSSYIENNSKVATLSKTAAALRTLWSRESYREVRRLLKQHKHDAIHVQNFFPLISPSVYYAAQTERVPVIQAVRNYRFVCPNAMLYRDGEVCELCLTKMIKTAAVQHKCYRDNAAASATATSMLMLHNYLPTWQQIDRFVSVSEFVKQKMIEGGFPAEKIVVKPNFVYPDPGVCFTKEDYIVYVGRLQVEKGIRTLLAALPKLSKSVRVKVVGEGPLEQEVIDCTKQYNIEYLGKKTLAETYSIIGKARALVIPSLWHEPFGRVVVEAYAKGTTVIGARMGGIPELIEDGRTGYTFKAGQIDDLVDKIELVCSNNKRSTEMGLEGRANYERKYTPASNYAMLMNIYQQVAR; this comes from the coding sequence ATGCGAATTCTGAGCGTTCACAACGAATACTTAATCAAAGGTGGTGAAGACGAGTCACGTAAAGCTGAAGTATCTGTCCTGGAACAGTATGGTAACTCGGTTTCCTCTTATATTGAAAACAACTCAAAAGTAGCTACTCTATCTAAAACAGCTGCAGCCTTGCGCACATTATGGTCTCGGGAGTCATATCGTGAGGTACGGCGGTTACTGAAGCAGCATAAGCACGATGCTATCCACGTTCAGAATTTCTTTCCGCTTATTTCTCCTTCTGTTTATTACGCTGCTCAGACCGAACGCGTACCCGTTATTCAGGCCGTTCGGAACTACCGGTTTGTTTGTCCTAATGCAATGCTCTACCGCGATGGTGAAGTTTGTGAGTTATGTTTAACTAAAATGATTAAGACGGCTGCTGTCCAACATAAGTGCTATCGGGATAATGCAGCCGCCAGCGCAACAGCAACTTCTATGCTAATGTTACATAACTATTTGCCTACCTGGCAGCAGATAGACCGGTTTGTTAGCGTTTCTGAATTTGTAAAGCAGAAAATGATTGAGGGTGGTTTTCCGGCCGAAAAAATTGTGGTGAAGCCAAACTTTGTGTATCCGGACCCTGGCGTCTGTTTTACAAAAGAAGACTACATTGTCTATGTTGGCAGATTACAGGTGGAAAAGGGCATCCGAACCTTGTTAGCTGCCTTGCCCAAGCTGTCTAAAAGCGTTCGGGTAAAAGTTGTTGGAGAAGGCCCGTTGGAGCAGGAAGTAATAGATTGTACAAAGCAATACAATATTGAGTATTTAGGTAAAAAAACGCTTGCCGAAACCTATTCAATTATTGGTAAAGCTCGGGCCTTGGTTATTCCGTCACTCTGGCATGAGCCCTTCGGTCGGGTGGTCGTAGAGGCCTATGCAAAGGGGACAACTGTTATTGGAGCTCGCATGGGTGGTATCCCAGAATTAATTGAAGATGGCCGTACAGGTTATACCTTTAAAGCCGGACAAATCGATGATTTGGTTGATAAAATCGAGTTGGTATGTAGTAATAATAAACGCTCGACGGAGATGGGATTAGAAGGCAGAGCGAATTATGAAAGGAAATATACTCCGGCATCTAACTATGCTATGCTGATGAACATTTATCAGCAGGTAGCCCGTTGA
- a CDS encoding glycosyltransferase family protein, with protein MKNIQVYVYPDRSYSLRPDTNPYVSNLAKALEVNQVAVIRSKTAWLGVIDIFLHTRRIDAVVFNWVEEVANRTMGYTQALALVFLLPFLKIMGVKIIWTIHNKVSHSSRNRWLSSYFRKVLNRQADLMIAHSKETTQLQRSSRLIYYPHPFKVSSYKPHFGSNFVYDILFWGTILPYKGIKEFLEYVHDKGHTNLRILIQGKCSDPVYYQDLQALETNSIRVINRFTSDDELQRLFELSRTVVFTYRQESVLSSGALIESLVNYKLVIGPNFGNFKDFAQEGLAYTYQDFEELIELVNKTIDSPHSVVDIGRINRFIQDHSWESYALFLKTHILSQYEPQLAEVNY; from the coding sequence ATGAAAAATATCCAGGTATATGTATATCCTGACCGGTCATATAGTCTCAGGCCTGATACTAATCCTTATGTTAGTAATTTAGCAAAAGCACTAGAAGTCAACCAGGTAGCCGTAATTCGCAGCAAGACTGCCTGGCTTGGAGTTATTGATATTTTTTTACACACACGTCGCATAGACGCGGTTGTCTTTAATTGGGTGGAAGAGGTAGCTAACCGCACTATGGGGTATACGCAAGCTCTGGCTTTAGTCTTTTTGCTCCCCTTTCTTAAGATAATGGGCGTAAAGATTATCTGGACAATTCACAATAAAGTCAGTCATAGCTCACGCAACCGATGGCTTTCCAGCTATTTTCGAAAGGTATTAAACCGTCAGGCTGATTTAATGATTGCTCATTCGAAGGAAACTACTCAGTTGCAGAGGTCATCACGTCTTATCTACTATCCTCACCCCTTCAAAGTCAGTTCTTATAAACCCCACTTCGGCAGTAATTTTGTTTATGACATATTGTTCTGGGGAACCATACTACCATATAAAGGGATCAAAGAATTTTTAGAGTATGTGCATGATAAAGGGCATACAAATTTACGCATTCTTATACAAGGAAAGTGCTCCGACCCAGTTTATTACCAAGATTTACAGGCTTTAGAAACAAACTCGATACGGGTTATAAACCGCTTCACCTCCGACGACGAGCTTCAGCGGCTATTTGAACTCTCCCGAACCGTAGTGTTCACCTATCGCCAAGAAAGCGTTCTGAGTTCAGGGGCTCTAATTGAATCTTTGGTTAATTATAAACTTGTTATTGGACCTAACTTCGGTAATTTCAAAGATTTTGCACAGGAAGGCCTAGCCTACACCTACCAGGATTTTGAGGAGCTGATCGAATTAGTGAACAAGACTATTGATAGCCCACACTCTGTAGTTGACATAGGGAGAATAAACCGTTTTATTCAAGACCACTCTTGGGAGTCCTACGCGCTGTTTCTGAAAACTCATATTCTATCGCAGTACGAACCTCAACTCGCAGAGGTTAACTATTAA
- a CDS encoding WecB/TagA/CpsF family glycosyltransferase, with product MVQVLKTKLYDAGLETAVSELIEQCAPTSQRQNKCVSATGAHGMITAIKEQDFQQVLDSFYWNLPDGMPGVWVGRLKGSANMNRCYGPDFFMRVFQQSANTPVKHFLCGGKEGVADELKEAVGKKFSNHNVVGTYCPPFRTLSENEFKALGDQINQSGANVVWIGLSTPKQERFAQQLKKYTSVHFIVTVGAAFDFHTDNVKQAPAWMQQMSMEWFFRLLMEPKRLYKRYLEIVPLFIFYNLKEALSVSKSHRVSGAK from the coding sequence ATGGTACAGGTATTAAAGACTAAACTATACGATGCTGGTCTGGAAACGGCTGTTTCAGAATTAATCGAGCAATGTGCACCAACGAGCCAACGACAGAATAAATGCGTTAGTGCGACAGGGGCACACGGCATGATTACGGCCATCAAAGAGCAGGATTTTCAGCAGGTTCTGGACTCGTTCTATTGGAATCTGCCAGATGGAATGCCCGGCGTATGGGTTGGCCGTTTGAAAGGTTCCGCAAACATGAATCGGTGTTACGGCCCTGATTTCTTCATGCGGGTGTTTCAGCAGAGTGCCAACACGCCAGTCAAGCATTTTCTGTGTGGTGGAAAGGAGGGCGTAGCTGACGAGCTGAAAGAAGCCGTTGGTAAGAAGTTTTCAAATCACAATGTGGTCGGTACGTATTGTCCGCCGTTTCGGACCTTATCGGAAAATGAGTTTAAAGCACTGGGTGATCAGATCAACCAGTCGGGCGCGAATGTAGTCTGGATCGGGTTGAGTACTCCAAAGCAGGAACGCTTTGCCCAACAATTAAAGAAATACACGTCGGTTCATTTTATCGTTACGGTCGGTGCAGCCTTCGATTTTCATACCGACAATGTAAAACAGGCTCCGGCCTGGATGCAGCAGATGTCAATGGAGTGGTTTTTCCGCTTATTGATGGAGCCCAAACGCCTTTATAAACGATACTTAGAAATTGTCCCACTATTCATTTTTTATAATCTAAAAGAAGCGTTAAGTGTCAGTAAATCCCACCGGGTTTCAGGCGCTAAATAA